The genomic segment TCCGCCGATGGCGTTCCTTTGGAGCGTTACAACAGTGACATGCTGACCAGCATTGTTGATGCCCGTCAAGTAACCGTATTGCGCAACGGAAGCGAAGCCTCCATCTATATCCCTGAAGACATGATGGAGCGCCTGCTTGCAGACAGCGTGCGCTTTGCCTCTTTCCGCACTCCGTTTGTGATAGACAGTATCCCAGCCGGTACTCCTGCCTCCCTTGCCGGACTGTTGCCGGGTGACAACATTACCCACGTGGACGGAAAGGCAATCTCCTACTCCGACTTTGAAGAGGACAAGATGCGCCGCAAACAAACCAATGCATCGCACGACCTGCACTTAACGTATATCCGCAACGGCGTTACAGATACACTGACACTGACCAGCGACTCCTTATACAATATAGGAGTATACCCAACCATGCAAACATCCAAATTGCTGCCTATCGTGAAAGAAGAATACAGCTTCTTCGCTTCTATCCCTGCCGGAATATCCCTGGGAGTAAGCACGCTGAAAGGTTACGTCAGCCAGATGAAGTATCTTTTCTCCAAAGAGGGCGTTAAGCAACTCGGCGGTTTCGGAACAATCGGCAGTATCTTCCCTGCAACGTGGGACTGGCATCAGTTCTGGTACATGACGGCATTCCTTTCCATTATCCTTGCTTTCATGAATATCCTGCCCATTCCGGCATTGGACGGCGGACATGTTTTATTCCTGATCTACGAGATTGTGGCACGCCGTAAACCCAGCGACAAGTTCATGGAACGTGCGCAAATGGTAGGTATGTTCCTGCTGTTTGGCCTACTTATTTGGGCAAACTTCAACGATATTCTCCGGTTCTTCTTCTGATGAGATAGGATATAAAAAAACACATCATCTGTTCCGGCAGAACAGATGATGTGTTTAAGGCAAACAGATGATGCATTTCCAGCAAACGCATCATCTGTTTTTTTTATGCTCTTATACCAAATGTGCAATCCACTCCTCGCGGTCGCCCGGCAGAAGGTCAATGACGGGAATCTCCACCATTGTGTAGCAACCCGGTTGCTGACGCATGGCGGCACGCGCCACGCACACCAGCACTTGTGCTGTGAGGGCAGGGTTGTTGATACGCATATTGAATTCGAACAACTGGTTCTGAGTTTTCCCGGAAACGCCCTTGCGAGTCAGGTTCACCCCATGTCCCATATCGAGCAATGCATCCACGCTCGGAACAAGCTTCACATGCGTCTCATCGTTCACGAAATACGGGTCTGCCTTGATAGCGGCAGCTACCTTGTCGAACTCATAGCCGTCGTTCAGCTCAATGTAAACCATACGGCGGTGTATGCCCGTACCGGTAGGAATGGTCATTGAGAGTGCTGCTTTCACGCCTTCAATAGCTTTCACCGCTACCGTATGTCCCATGCTCATACCCGGACCAAAGTTAGTGTACGTAATACCTTTCGGGGCAATAGCTTCCAGCAAGGTACGCACAACGGAGTCACTTCCCGGATCCCAACCGGCAGAAATAACAGACACTGTGTTATGAGCTTTCGCCTCGGCATCCAACGTGCGGCGCAATGCCGGAATACCTGTATGGATGTCGAAACTATCTACTGTATGAATTCCCAATGCCAATATTTCTTTGGCATATTTCTC from the Bacteroides eggerthii genome contains:
- the rseP gene encoding RIP metalloprotease RseP, whose protein sequence is METFLIRALQLIMSLSLLVIIHEGGHFLFARLFKTRVEKFCLFFDPWFTLFKFKPKNSETEYGIGWLPLGGYVKIAGMIDESMDTEQMKQPVQPWEFRAKPAWQRLLIMVGGVLFNFILALFIYSMILFTWGSEYVPLQKVALGMDFNETAKAVGFRDGDILVSADGVPLERYNSDMLTSIVDARQVTVLRNGSEASIYIPEDMMERLLADSVRFASFRTPFVIDSIPAGTPASLAGLLPGDNITHVDGKAISYSDFEEDKMRRKQTNASHDLHLTYIRNGVTDTLTLTSDSLYNIGVYPTMQTSKLLPIVKEEYSFFASIPAGISLGVSTLKGYVSQMKYLFSKEGVKQLGGFGTIGSIFPATWDWHQFWYMTAFLSIILAFMNILPIPALDGGHVLFLIYEIVARRKPSDKFMERAQMVGMFLLFGLLIWANFNDILRFFF
- a CDS encoding diaminopimelate dehydrogenase encodes the protein MKKVRAAIVGYGNIGHFVLEALQAAPDFEIAGVVRRAGAENRPAELSEYSVVKDIKELKDVDVAILCTPTRSVEKYAKEILALGIHTVDSFDIHTGIPALRRTLDAEAKAHNTVSVISAGWDPGSDSVVRTLLEAIAPKGITYTNFGPGMSMGHTVAVKAIEGVKAALSMTIPTGTGIHRRMVYIELNDGYEFDKVAAAIKADPYFVNDETHVKLVPSVDALLDMGHGVNLTRKGVSGKTQNQLFEFNMRINNPALTAQVLVCVARAAMRQQPGCYTMVEIPVIDLLPGDREEWIAHLV